DNA sequence from the Bradyrhizobium sp. CIAT3101 genome:
CCCGATTGTAAGTCGACGAACGGCTGGAAGATTGTGGCGACGGCCAAGCACGGCACGGCGAAGATTGACAGCGTCTCTGGTGTCATTGCCAGCTCGGTCCACGAGAATTGCAACGGGCGGCCGATCGAGGGCGCGCGGCTGGAGTATCGTGACTCAAGTTGGTTCCGATCGAGCGACGAAGTTACCGTCGAGATGCGGGCCGCCGACGCGGTCGTTTGGCGGGTGAAGTACATCGTGACCATCGCTAAATTTTACTGAGATCGTCCAACATGTTGCTGTTCGTGCCGGTTATCGCTGTCCTGTCGCTTGCGCTGGTCCTTTCGTTGAGGCTAGGCGCGCAAATCGAGAATTGCGTTCTAGCGACACTTTCGGCCATCGTTATCGTTCTATTTGTGGCGTCGCTTTTCGACCTGCTTGCTGTAGCGACATATGCTTTGGCATTCCTAGGTTGGGCGGTTCTGCCTTACGTCTTTTTCGCGTTCCGGCGCGATGCGCGATCAATTATGCCGGTTGCGCGGCTGATCACGCCGGCGTTCCTCATCGTCGTCTTCTACCTCGCGAAGAGTGATTATAGTTTCTACGTTTGGGACGACCTGGGTCTGTGGACCCGAATGACAAAATTTCTCGCGATCTACGATCGCATGTTTGAGGGCAGCAGCTTTTGGATCGGCAGCAAGAGCTATCCACCGGGCGCGGCACTGGCCAATTACTTCTTCAATAAATTCTCCGGATACAGCGAACCCAAAGCGCTGCTCTTCCATTTCATGTTGTCGATCAGCGCAATTGCGGTTCTCGCCGCACCGGCGGCCAGGAAGAGTTTAACCGCGGGCGCCGCGAGCGTCGCACTCATATTTTTGCTTGTTTTCCTGTTTCAGTTTTCATTCGATGATACGCTGGTCGACGTGCTTCTTGCGATGGTTCTGGGAGCCGCCTTTGTCGTGGCGTTGACGGAAGAGTCCGTCGCCGCGATCATTGTCTGCAATTCACTATTCTGCGGGCTTCTGGTGCTCTTGAAGGCAACCGGCCTTCCGTTCGCGATGGTCGCCTGCGCGGTCAGCTCGATTTCAATTCTGCTGCGGCGTCGAGATCGTGTGCTGACGGGGCGGACGCTGGTCGAAATCCTAATTGTGCCCGCCGCTGTCATCGTGACGCACAGCCTTTGGACAAAATTCTCTATGTCGATAGGCGGTGAATCCGGTTCTGGTTATCTCGTCAATGGTTTGAAGACCTTGGCAAGCGCATTGCGAGACGATGGGCTCACGGCGCGCAATTCTCAGATCGTACGAGAGATGTATACGCGACTGACCATCGGCCTCCCAGCCTACAGCGGAGTGCCATTATTCGGCATCCGTCCGACCACGGCGATCCGGCCCATCTACGTGCTTGCAACGCTCACCGCCGTAAGTTTGATCGTATGTCTTCTGTTCAGGAAGTCTCTCGCATCCTACGCCTTGACGTTTGCGACCATCGCATTAGGTGCCGCAGCCTTTATCCTGCTGCTTCTCATTCTATACATCGAACGCTTCTCGGACTACGAAGCGCTCCAATTAGCCTCTTTCGAAAGGTACCTTGGGACGTATTTGCTGGCTTGGTCAGCCCTCTGCGCAACCTTGATCGTGACCGCGTTCATTCACAGGATGCGAAAGCCTTGGGGTCCGGCGCTGCTCTTGATCGCTCTCCTTGCATATTATCCTCTATTATTCCGTCTCGAGCTCGAACTCGGCACTGACGTGCAATATCGCAAGACCAACGTCGAACTCCCCAGGCGTCAGGTTCGGCGGCTTGCCGACCACGCCAAGCAGTTTCTGAAACCCGCCGAAACTGTCTACTTCATCAAACAGGCCGATACCGGGTTCGGGATCTACGCTTTTCAGTTTGAAATGTACGAGAACCCGACCCAGTCAGCTTGCTGGTCGCTGGGAAAGCCCTATTCGGCTGCGGATATTTGGACATGCGATGTGTCACTCGAAGAGAGATTGAAGGACTATACGTTGCTTGTCATCGCGGCCGCCGACGAGGCGTTTTGGCGGCGATATGCCAACGCTTTCGATGCTGAAGAACGAGGTAAGTCGGAAGGTGTTTACAAGATCGACTGGGCGGAGGGAGACGAGCCTGTGCTTCATCTCAGCCGAATAGGGCCCTGATCGGTCCGGCTGACGTCCAGCGCTCGCTGGCTAGTCGCGATCGAGGCGCCATTCGGCCAAGGCGTTGTCGAGGAAGGTGGGCAGCAGCGGGACCATGCAGTCTCGGAATCCTCCTGCACGGCCTCTGAGCTCGCGGCAATGCCATTCCGATGCGTGCCGGGATAGAAGCCGACGAACGGAGCCCACAGGTCAGCGTGAACCGTTGCTGGTGCCGGCTGAGGGGATTGAACCCTGTAGCCGACAAGAACGAAGCGGGATTTTCAGCTTCGGCGTCTGGTCGGATACGAAGCGGCGGTAAGTGGCTCAGCCGAAGAGGCGCCGACTGATGTTGATGATGAAACCGGCTGGCGCACCAATAATCGCGCCGCCAGTCCAACGAAAGCATAGATCGTCGTAGCCGACGAATACGACGTACGTTAGCGCGTAACGAGGTGTCCGGAGAAATCTGCTTCGAATAGTTGGACAATCGCGAAATTCGGCCAACGATTTCAATGGCGCGGCCATACCACTTTGAAATCATTGAATTATTTCTAGATACACATTGACTTTTGGGGCCTTCTTCGAGTATAAGGTCAGCTATCGGTTGCCATTGGGACTCGGCACCGGGCTTCGAACATTTTGAACAGAAACGCCCGTGTGCGGCAGCGCGCGGGCAATCGCTTTTTGCGGAGACTTGATTGCTCGACATTTCAGTTACCGCCGCCAAGACCAAATACCAGCCTGCTAACGACGACGCGCCCAAGCCGCGCCAGTTTCGGAAGAGCCTCCTAGAAAGGCTGGCAGAGCAGGGGAAGCTCTATCCAGACGCCATGCTGAACGCGGCTCTGAAGGTGGCCGGGGACAAGTATTACGAAGACTGGTACGGCGCCGGTATGTCGACCTTGATCGGGATCGACTACGGCCGCGTTCGCACGGGCGGGGGATCGGGTGGCGGCTTGCCCGTGGGGCGACTGCAGACGCAGAGCCGCGAACGCTACAGAGCGGCCCGGGACACGTTGCCGGACGTCTACAGGCGGCCTGTCGATATGATCCTGCTAGACGGGCAGGACGACCTTGCGGCTGTGGGCGTGGCCCTGACTGGCGCCAAATGCCCCAAGACGGCGCGAGCCGTTGGGTTGGAGAGGTTCAAGGTCGGACTGTTCTTATTGGCTCAGCATTACGGGCTGTTACAGGCCAATTAGGCGAGATGGTTGCAAAGGCAACTAGTGAAGTCGACGGCTCAGCGAGGGCGGCAGAAAAAAGATCCATGATATCAATCCCGCATAGGCTGTGATTTGACTTTTGTACCATTTTAGGTTAGGATGTACTCATAGGTCGTAGTTGCGTCCGGGCCGCCCATTGGGCGGCTTTTTTGTTGCCCGGACCACCTGCCAACCCCTGACATATGAATTACTCAGCCCCGGCGCCTCTGGCGGCGGACTGGACTTGCGCGGGCGCCCTTTACCGCAGGGCGTCCGCGTTTTTTTTACACCAACGCACGGCGGAATGCGCCGTGCACCAACCTCCAACAGACAAGGAGACATAGCCGTGCCTACGGCACCCGAACTATTGAAATCGTTTCCGGCGATCACCGGATTTCGAGCGTCGACGGTCAACGCCGTCTACCGCACTGAGCGGGAAGACGGACTCATTCCAAAATGCGAAGGCTCCAGCCACGCAGATGTCGACAGCACCCACGCGACCCTGTTGCTACTTGGCTGCGTCGCAGACGTCCCGGCGCACAATGCCGCAAAGGCGGCGCAGTTGTACTACGACCTCCGCGACAAGGACGGCAACCGAGCGGGCGACGCGATTGCGGCAATGTTAGATAGCTTCGATCCGCGAGGCATCGAAGGCCATCTGTCCGACGCCGTAAACAGCTACAACGCCTACGTCGTTGTCGATCTGGAACGGCCGCGTATCAGTATCGTTCGCGAACGCGCTGGCCGGTTGCCTACCGAAACGGTCTTTGGCGTTAAAGCCGCGAAGTCGAGAGAGGAGGGCGTCTCCACTACGAAGCGCATCTCCGGCAAAGTCCTGTTCGAACTAGCTGCGTTCATGAACACGGATCATTGGACGGCCCGCGTGGCCAATGCAGCATAATCATATTGGAGCATTTTCAATGAACATTCAAAATCTACGCGCTGACATCGTCCCCGGCTTCGAAGGGCTGACCAATCTGAAGGCAAAGCATCGAGACGTTGAGAGACGTAAAAAAGAATCAGATGATCGGGTTTTTCAACTAACGCAAGAAAAGATTGCGTCGGGAAATGTAAATCTGACCGCATCTGAAAACGTTCAACGAGTCATCAACAATCAGGACGTCTCAATTGATAACGACTTGGACTCACTCCTTCGAAAGGAGACAGCGAACAACAACGCATTGGCGGACGCTTCACATCTTCTGAGTCGGCAGATCGCGGACGAGACACGCAAGGCAGGAAGAAAGATTTGCGATGACGTGAAGCCGCAACACGACGCGATACGGATTGCGTTGAACGAGGCACTCGCAGCCGCCTATTCCGCGAACTCGAAATATTGGAACCTCAGAAAGTCACTCATCGATTCCGGCGCTGGTCTGCATGGCATTTGCTTGAACGCGCCAGAGTTCCTGGGTGTGCCATCGCAGCGAACATCGGGGCTTGCGGAATATCTGCTCGCCGAAAAGAAGGCGGGCTATCTGAAGCGCCTTCCGAAGGAGCTTGCTTAAAGATGAGCGAGTATTACGAGAAAGCCAGTGCCAACACGAAGTCGTTCGACTGGTCAAAATTGCCCGAAGGTGAGTACAAAGTAATCGGGGGCGACATTGTCCGCGTAGATGCCGCTTCGTCCGACGTCGATAGAGCGTTTGACAAATTCCTTCGAAAGCTCTCGGAGTTGGCCTGAATGGAAAAGCTAAGTCGTCCCTTCGAAGTTAAAGAATGGGACGAGCAGGGCACTTTCAGCGGCTACGCTTCCGTCTTCGGCAACATCGACTCACACGGCGACATTGTAGCCAAGGGCGCATTCGCTGACACGCTGGCAGAAGCCAAGCGAGAAAACAGGCCGGTTCAAATGCTGTGGCAACATGGCGTTGAAGGCGAAATGCCAGTTGGCCGCTGGACTTCGATGCACGAAGACGACAACGGCCTGTACGTCGAAGGCAAGATTGCCACGAAGACGTCGCGAGGCGCTGACGTCTACGAACTTATGAAAATGGGCGCGCTCAACGGTATGTCAATTGGCTACCGCGCTACTTCGTGGGTGATGCACGGCAAGCATCATCCGGCTAGACGAACCCTAAAGGCGGTGAAGCTGTTTGAAGTGTCGATTGTTAGCGATCCTAGCAACGGCCTTGCCCGTGTCGACGCTGTGAAGTCCCGCGACGACGAAAGCACCCGCTTCAGTCGCGCTCTATCAGAACTGGCCGCAGCGGTCCGCGCGGCCTAATCAATCATGTAAGGAAATTCTACACATGGCCTTTTCAGGCGTACACGTTAGCTGTGGCTATGCAGGCTATAACAAAAGAAATATCGCGCTGCTTGCTGAATGCAAGTGGTCGCAGAGCATGGCGACTGCAGGCACAACCACCAACGCTAGTCCCGTCGAAAGCGAAGTTCTCGGCGCTGCCGTCTTTTCGATTACCGCGACTTTGGACATTTACTTTGCGATCGGCACAAACCCCGACGCGACCAACGGACCGCGCCGCTTTTTGCAAATGAACACGTCCATGGACGTGTTCGCGAAGCGAGAAGGCGGTGAATACCTCGCTTGGATCGCTGCGTAACTGAATTGCAGCAAGCACGGCGCCCGCACGTTGGGCGCCGTTACATTCAATCATTATGGAAAATTTTATGACCAAATCTATCGTCTCGGTTGGTGAGCCCGTGTTGGGCTTTATCGAGAAAGACGGCAAGGTGCTCAAGGCGCAATTGATCGGCGTCGACGTCGTCAAGAAGCGTACCATCGTGCTGTACGAGGACGAAAATACAATGCAGGTGGCTGAAGGCCTCACGTTCTACACTCAGAAGTTCGCGGCTGAAATTGCAGCGATGGGCGAGTGAAGTTGATGACAGCGCTAAACACGATTGAACGAGACCTAAAGCTTAGAGCATTAGCTTCGGCAACTTGGCGCGAAGATCGGGCTTCGAAATATTCCGAGGACGCCCGGAACGGGGAGGCTGCTAACCAGCTTCGCGAATTGAGTGCGCAGATCGCATTGAGCGACGCCGATGTTCAGTTGCTTGAGCCATACTATGGCGGCGGGATATGGCGTGACGCAGTAACACTCACGAACCGTCAAGTCGGCTTTCATCGCAGATTGTACGATTGCTCCGACTACATCGCGTTTCTTCTCGAAAATCTGGAGAAGGGCGGTGCGCATTGAAGACTGCTTCGTTGAGCGAAGGCGAGCAGTTCGCGCGCGACGTCATATCGCGTTGGAAGCAGGGTGACATAGTTAGCGCTATGCGGGCCGCCCAAGAGATAGGTTGGCTTTCCGAAACCTATCTCACGCACGATCGCGCCTATTCGTTGTTGAATGTTAACTTGGACGTAAGGAAAGTACCGGAGGAGCGAATAGGAGACGTTCGGGCATTCTACCACCAGAGCAAGGAGACTTTAACAAGGGACGAAGTCAGGTCGCTGTTTGGTCCAAAGACTGCGAACGACAATATTTCATTTGAGCCGTCTCCGTTCGTGTGGCGAGAACCATC
Encoded proteins:
- a CDS encoding HK97 family phage prohead protease, with the protein product MEKLSRPFEVKEWDEQGTFSGYASVFGNIDSHGDIVAKGAFADTLAEAKRENRPVQMLWQHGVEGEMPVGRWTSMHEDDNGLYVEGKIATKTSRGADVYELMKMGALNGMSIGYRATSWVMHGKHHPARRTLKAVKLFEVSIVSDPSNGLARVDAVKSRDDESTRFSRALSELAAAVRAA